The Pedosphaera parvula Ellin514 genome includes a region encoding these proteins:
- a CDS encoding two-component system sensor histidine kinase NtrB → MTAIKLRLIGFALAIFFVALMIAWAAHASWLRVERLSDKMNTAHIGSFQTADYFRANFQELNYTLLKYHVRQDTKDRQAFLRGLNEQNAWIDAQRPTLLTPKEGRIMDQINAAYDDYFAASTNLLKKIETSPQVRQAEFADFEKVERESDTLLKLANELVAAHQESLNRFISDSQKSLNFLRGLIFGSLFLLLVLGAWLASVVYRDMINPLRLRLVESTAMIERQEKLASLGVLAAGVAHEIRNPLTAIKARLFTQQKALTVGSPELEDALVIGNEINRLERIVKDFLQFARPADPKLKLMSAEKTLRDVRDLMALQLERSSIDMKLELNSAGQILADAAQIKQVLINLVQNAAESIPQKGTVTLRERKDVTRLNGQSVPVVILEVEDTGNGISAEVQKRLFDPFFTTKDSGTGLGLSIAARIIQKHGGLLEFQTQVNRGTTFGIVLPEANNS, encoded by the coding sequence ATGACTGCGATTAAATTGCGGCTGATTGGCTTTGCGTTGGCGATTTTTTTTGTCGCGCTGATGATTGCGTGGGCTGCGCATGCCAGTTGGTTGCGGGTGGAAAGACTGAGCGACAAGATGAACACTGCTCATATCGGCAGTTTCCAGACCGCTGATTACTTCCGTGCCAATTTTCAGGAACTGAATTACACATTGCTTAAATACCATGTTCGGCAGGACACCAAAGACCGGCAGGCCTTTTTAAGAGGATTGAATGAGCAGAATGCCTGGATCGATGCACAGCGCCCGACCTTGCTGACGCCCAAGGAGGGTCGAATCATGGATCAAATCAACGCCGCCTATGACGATTATTTTGCCGCCTCCACAAATCTGTTGAAAAAAATCGAAACATCACCGCAAGTTCGCCAGGCGGAATTCGCGGACTTTGAGAAGGTTGAAAGGGAATCAGATACGTTACTTAAACTGGCTAATGAACTGGTTGCTGCACATCAGGAATCCCTCAACAGATTTATTTCGGATTCTCAGAAATCGTTGAACTTTCTTCGGGGCCTCATTTTCGGCTCACTCTTTCTGCTATTAGTTCTGGGGGCATGGCTTGCGAGCGTGGTCTATCGCGACATGATAAATCCATTGCGCCTCAGGCTTGTGGAGAGCACGGCCATGATAGAACGCCAGGAGAAGCTGGCTTCACTCGGGGTCCTCGCTGCCGGCGTTGCCCACGAAATTCGCAATCCATTGACCGCGATCAAGGCCCGCCTTTTCACTCAGCAAAAGGCACTGACTGTTGGTTCTCCCGAATTGGAGGATGCGTTGGTTATTGGCAACGAAATCAACCGGCTCGAGCGGATCGTTAAAGACTTCCTGCAATTTGCCCGCCCAGCGGACCCTAAATTGAAACTGATGTCCGCCGAAAAGACTTTGCGCGATGTCAGGGATTTGATGGCACTGCAACTGGAACGATCATCGATCGATATGAAATTGGAACTGAATAGCGCGGGGCAAATCCTGGCTGATGCCGCACAAATCAAACAGGTTTTAATCAATCTCGTACAGAATGCTGCTGAGAGCATTCCGCAAAAGGGGACGGTGACGCTCAGAGAAAGAAAAGATGTCACCCGGTTAAACGGTCAATCTGTTCCGGTGGTAATTCTGGAGGTCGAGGATACCGGCAATGGCATCTCTGCCGAAGTGCAGAAGCGTCTCTTCGACCCGTTCTTCACCACCAAGGATAGCGGCACCGGTCTGGGACTGTCGATTGCAGCCCGAATCATTCAGAAGCACGGGGGACTTTTAGAGTTCCAAACTCAGGTCAACCGTGGCACAACCTTCGGTATTGTGTTGCCTGAAGCCAATAACTCATGA